One part of the Ovis canadensis isolate MfBH-ARS-UI-01 breed Bighorn chromosome 8, ARS-UI_OviCan_v2, whole genome shotgun sequence genome encodes these proteins:
- the BEND3 gene encoding BEN domain-containing protein 3, with product MNATEFSEDVEEVVKNNTVKVETEAEDAALDCSVNSRSSEKHPVDGVFTALQDSSKRKPLGGEGPLDSVPSVKRRRLIPEALLAGMRNRENSSPCQGNGEPAGRGKNFGSVWPGEEEPSHDVSTPSYKKPLYGISHKIMEKKNPPAGDMLNTYELSEKVNPSNSPSPLRLLNETQKRDTGGPAAATDSDPNIYFLIQKMFYMLNTLSSNMSQLHSKVDLLSLEVSRIKKQVSPTEMVAKFQPPPEYQLTAAELKQIVDQSLSGGDLACRLLVQLFPELFSDVDFSRGCGACGFAAKRKLESLHLQLIRNYVEVYYPSVKDPAVWQAECLPQLNDFFSRFWAQREMEDSQPSGQVSGFFEAEPQVDAGHFLDSKEQEEALSLDRSSTIASDHVVDTQDLTEFLDEASSPGEFAVFLLHRLFPEFFDHRKLGEQYSCYGDGGKQELDPQRLQIIRNYTEIYFPDMQEEDAWLQQCAQRINDELEGLGLDAGSEGEPPRDDCYDSSSLPDDISVVKVEDSFEGERPGRRSKKIWLVPIDFDKLEIPQPDFEVPGADCLLSKEQLRSIYESSLSIGNFASRLLVHLFPELFTHENLRKQYNCSGSLGKKQLDPSRIKLIRHYVQLLYPRAKNDRVWTLEFVGKLDERCRRRDTEQRRSYQQQRKVHVPGPECRDLASYAINPERFREEFEGPPLPPERSSKDFCKIPLDELVVPSPDFPVPSPYLLSDKEVREIVQQSLSVGNFAARLLVRLFPELFTTENLRLQYNHSGACNKKQLDPTRLRLIRHYVEAVYPVEKMEEVWHYECIPSIDERCRRPNRKKCDILKKAKKVEK from the exons ATGAACGCAACTGAATTCAGTGAAGATGTagaagaag TTGTAAAAAATAACACTGTGAAAGTGGAGACAGAGGCCGAAGATGCCGCGCTGGACTGCTCAGTGAATTCCAGGTCCTCCGAGAAGCACCCTGTGGATGGCGTCTTCACTGCTCTCCAGGACTCCAGCAAGAGAAAGCCCCTGGGTGGCGAGGGCCCGCTGGACTCAGTCCCGAGCGTGAAGAGGCGGCGGCTTATTCCCGAG GCACTCCTAGCAGGCATGCGGAATCGGGAAAACAGCTCACCCTGCCAGGGCAACGGGGAGCCGGCAGGCCGGGGCAAGAACTTTGGCTCCGTGTGGCCAGGCGAGGAGGAGCCCAGCCATGACGTGAGCACACCTTCCTACAAGAAGCCTCTGTACGGCATCTCACACAAGATCATGGAGAAGAAGAACCCGCCCGCGGGGGACATGCTCAACACCTATGAGCTCTCAGAGAAGGTGAACCCCAGCAACAGCCCCTCACCACTGCGGCTCCTGAACGAGACACAGAAGCGGGACACTGGCGGCCCCGCAGCAGCCACCGACAGCGACCCCAACATCTACTTCCTCATCCAGAAGATGTTCTACATGCTCAACACGCTCTCCTCCAACATGTCGCAGCTGCACAGCAAGGTGGACCTGCTTTCCCTGGAGGTGAGCCGCATCAAGAAGCAGGTGAGCCCCACTGAGATGGTGGCCAAGTTCCAGCCGCCACCCGAGTACCAGCTCACGGCGGCCGAGCTCAAGCAGATCGTGGACCAGAGCCTGTCGGGAGGCGACCTGGCCTGCCGCCTGCTGGTGCAGCTTTTCCCAGAGCTCTTCAGCGACGTGGACTTCTCCCGGGGCTGTGGCGCCTGCGGCTTTGCGGCCAAGCGGAAGCTGGAGTCGCTGCACCTGCAGCTTATCCGGAACTACGTGGAGGTCTACTACCCGTCGGTGAAGGACCCGGCAGTCTGGCAGGCCGAGTGCCTGCCTCAGCTCAACGATTTCTTCAGCCGCTTCTGGGCCCAGCGGGAAATGGAGGACAGCCAGCCCAGTGGCCAGGTGTCTGGCTTCTTCGAGGCCGAGCCCCAGGTGGATGCTGGCCActtcctggacagcaaggagcagGAGGAGGCCCTGTCTCTGGACCGCAGCAGCACCATCGCCTCTGACCATGTGGTGGACACGCAGGACCTCACCGAGTTTCTGGACGAGGCCTCATCCCCCGGCGAATTCGCGGTCTTCCTTTTGCACCGGCTGTTCCCGGAGTTCTTCGACCACAGGAAGCTGGGCGAGCAGTACAGCTGCTATGGGGATGGCGGCAAGCAGGAGCTGGACCCGCAGCGTCTGCAGATCATCCGCAACTACACAGAGATCTATTTCCCCGACATGCAGGAGGAGGATGCCTGGCTGCAGCAGTGTGCCCAGCGCATCAACGATGAGCTGGAGGGCCTGGGGCTGGACGCGGGCAGCGAGGGCGAGCCCCCGCGAGATGACTGCTACGACTCATCTAGCCTGCCCGATGACATCTCCGTGGTCAAGGTGGAAGACAGCTTCGAGGGCGAGCGGCCCGGGCGGCGGTCCAAGAAGATCTGGCTGGTGCCCATCGACTTCGACAAGCTGGAGATCCCGCAGCCCGACTTCGAGGTGCCGGGCGCCGACTGCCTGCTGAGCAAGGAGCAGCTGCGCAGCATCTACGAGAGCAGCTTGTCCATCGGCAACTTTGCGTCGCGCCTGCTGGTGCACCTGTTCCCGGAGCTCTTCACCCACGAGAACCTGCGCAAGCAGTACAACTGCAGCGGCTCCCTGGGCAAGAAGCAGCTGGACCCGTCCCGTATCAAGCTCATCCGCCACTATGTGCAGCTGCTCTACCCACGGGCTAAGAATGACCGTGTCTGGACACTGGAGTTCGTGGGCAAACTCGACGAGCGCTGCCGGCGCCGGGACACGGAGCAGAGGCGCTCCTACCAGCAGCAGCGCAAGGTCCACGTTCCGGGCCCTGAGTGCAGGGACCTGGCCAGCTATGCAATCAACCCCGAGCGATTCCGGGAGGAATTTGAGGGGCCCCCGCTGCCCCCCGAAAGGAGCAGCAAGGACTTCTGCAAGATCCCCCTGGACGAGCTGGTGGTGCCCTCGCCCGACTTCCCGGTGCCTTCGCCGTACCTGCTGTCCGACAAGGAAGTGCGCGAGATCGTGCAGCAGAGCCTCTCCGTGGGCAACTTCGCCGCCCGGCTGCTCGTCAGGCTCTTCCCCGAACTCTTCACCACCGAGAACCTGCGGCTGCAGTACAACCACTCTGGGGCGTGCAACAAGAAGCAGCTGGACCCTACACGCTTGCGGCTCATCCGCCACTACGTGGAGGCCGTGTACCCGgtggagaagatggaggaggtgtGGCACTACGAATGTATCCCGAGCATCGACGAACGCTGCCGCCGCCCCAACAGAAAGAAATGCGACATCCTGAAGAAAGCCAAGAAGGTGGAGAAGTGA